The DNA region atGATTAGACCTGTTGACCGATCCGCTTGTGGAGTTACAAACAATATCTACAGGTAATCCTGTTACATTGATATTGATCATTACATTGCTTCTGATGTCCAGGAGAGTCATACAGTCATAGACAATACGGTAGTTTTGTACAtgtggaacgtgtgtgtgttgtcccgtttGTGTGACCTGTTtccgtgtgagtgtgaatgtgagactGTATGTCtcttagagtgtttgtgtgtttgtgtgtgtgtgtgtgtgtgtgtgtgtgtgtgtgtgtgtgtgtgtgtgtgtgtgtgtgtgtgtgtgtgtgtgtgtgtgtgtgagtgtgtgtgagagtgagtgtatgcgtgtgtgtgtgtgttgtgttgctcctgcttcccctcctgtgtgtttgtgtgtatgtgtgtgtgttttgtccctgctccccccctgtgtttgtgtgtgtggtgtgtgttgtctctgctcccctcctgtgtgtgtgtgtttgtatatattctCTTTTGATccttgagggaaatttggtctctgtatttctcccaatccgtgagtgagtgaaacacacacagcacacagtgaggtgaagcacacacactaacctggagcagtgagctgcctgctacagtggcgctcagggagcagtgaggggttacagtaggtgccttcctcaagcgcacttcagccgtgtgtgtgagcgcaggagagcagtgaggggttacagtaggtgccttcctcaagcgcacttcagccgtgtgtgtgagcgcaggagagcagtgctcagcCACTTCccctaccctgtgtgtgtgtgtgtgtgtgtgtgtgtgtgtgtgtgtgtgtgtgtgtgtgtgtgtgtgtgtgtgtgtgtgtgtgtgtgtgagtgtgagtgtgagtgtgagtgtgagtgtgagtgtgagtgtgagtgtgagtgtgagtgtgagtgtgagtgtgctcggACTCATGACGTAACAGAGCCGTTCTTTTGGGCTAGACCGTCCCGTTTAAAAAAACGTTGGTCCAGCTAGGTCGTGTCTATGCGGTCACAGAAATGCTCCGAAGCATTCAACCCCTGAAATGAGACACAGCTATGGAATTAAGCAAAAGGCAAAAGGGAGTATGATGCTGCTGCCACCAGCACAGAGGCCTGAGCCAAGCAAAGCAATgcagagcaaagcagagagagagcagcaggccAAAGGTGTTGTTGAACAGTCCCGCCAATCAGCTGTTGTCTAGCCCAGGTAGACCAGAAAACAGACAGCTCCCCTTTCAGACTCGGGGGAGAGAGACTTCCCAAACTTACACTGTCAAAAGGTGGAGTGAGCACACCCAGCACGGCAAAGCCgggcgtgactgtgtgtgtgtgtgtgtgtgtgtgtgtgtgtgtgtgtgtgtgtgtgtgtgcacgtgtgtgtgcacgtgtttgtaggtgtgtgtgtgtgtttgtgtgtggtgtgtgttgtccctgctcccctcctgtgtgtgtgtgtgtgtgtgtttgttcctcctcttgcctcctctctgtacctgtcactgttctcactgttctcacacacacacactgtatttgtgtgtgtgtttttgtgtcttgtccctgctcccctcctgtgtgtgtgtgtgtgtgtgtgtgtgtgtgtgtgtacactcactcacacacacacacacacacacacacacacacacacacacacacacacacacacacacagtttttgtgtttgtctttgtgtgtgtgtgtgtgtgtgtgtgtgtgtgtgtgtgtgtttgtgtttgtgatgtgttgcccctgctcccatcctgtgtgtgtgcgtgtgcgtgtgtgttcctcctcttgtctcctctctgtacctgtcactggtctgactgttctcactgtactcacacacacacacacacacacacacacacacacacacacatgcacgtgtctgtgtgtgtttgggtgtgtgtgtgtgtgtgtgtgtgtgtgtgtgtgtgtttgcctgtgtgtgtgtgggtttgtctctctgtgtgtatgtatgtgttctgatgaggatgttctctcctctctcctctcctcttgtgtgcagatgcctgtgagctcacactggacccaaacacagcacacagaaatctctctctctctgaggggaacagaaaggtgacgcGTGGGAATCagcagcagccgtatcctgaccacccagagagatttgacttcATCTACTCTCAGGTGCTGTGCAGAGAGggtctgactggacgctgctactgggaggctgagtggagtggtggtggggtttctatagcagtggcctataagaGCACCCCGAGGAAAGAGGGGACTGGGGAGAGCAGCAGGTTTGGATataatgccaagtcctggagtctgATCTGCTCTGGTTACAGTTACTCTGCCTGGCACAATAGTAAGGACactgccatacctgccccctcctcccgctccagcagagtaggagtgtacctggactggccagcaggcactgtgtccttctacagcgtctcctctaacacactcacccacctgcacacgttccactccacattcgctgagcccctctatcctgggttttaTGTTTATTCtaactcctcagtgtccctgtgccagatcacatgacctcctaatcctgcagcagaggagagccacacacacttgtttacacactcctgtgtgtgtgtgtgtgtgtgtgtgtgtgtgtgtgtgtgtgtgtgtgtgtgtgtgtgtgtgtgtgtgtgtgtgtgtgtgtgtgtgtgtgtgtgtgtgtgtccttttcatCCTCTGTGTTCCATCTTCCCTCTGACTGTGTTTTCTACTCACCTCAGTTTCTCTTactcgctttgtgtgtgtgtgtgtgtgtgtgtgtgtgtgtgtgtctgtgtgtgtctgtgtggtgtttgttgCTCCTGcttccctcctgtgtgtgtgtgtgtgtgtgtgtgtggtgtgtgttgcccctgctccgctcctgtgtgtgtgtgtgtgttcctcccctTGCTTCCTCTCTGTACCggtcactgttctcactgtatTCACTGTTCTcactactcactcacacacacacacacacacacacacacacacacacacacacacacacacacacacacacactcactcactcactcactcactcactcactcacactgacacacacacacacactcactcatagtcacacacactcagtcacactgacactcacacacacacacacacatagcctggcacgccctcccagtgatttagcctaacaccttcggcgttgctgtcgctggtttGGCCAGCTCATCGggcaggatttctgaattccgcaaaactgcggaactgccccctttggtcgagaactaatcaactttgagcagctccaacggctctgggtagaggcgtgttcaaggcagaggaaagagtgttgttattggtttaaactcggcaaacccctTTCCGActtcgaccagtagcaaatcgaggcacttaaaggaggcgggtcaaccaagcgcttggagaaaccgttcaacacaggctcttggtcagactaaagtctcgcagagcctttcaaatcgatggcaatcaggctaacacacacacacacacacacacacacacacagacacacacacactcacagtcacactgacagacactcacacacacacacacactatacactcactcacacacgcagtcacaaacactcactctatctcacacacatacacacacacacacactatacactcactcacacacactcggtcacaaacactcactctgtctctctcacacacacacacacacacacacactagctcacactgactcacacactcaatcacattcatactcacacacacacacacacacacacacttacacacacacacacactcactcacacactcacactcacgtattcagacacacacacacacacacacacacacacacacacacacacactctctctttctctttctctctctctctctgtttctgcttTTTCCATTCCTTCCTCTTTGTAGCATCATACCTCCTTCTGTTTCCTGGCTATTTCTCCTGTTTCATCCCTCCATgttcttgctcacacacacatttctctccccctctctctgtcgctccatTTTAAATCTGTATTCTATATTTGATCATCTACATGACATAATGGTGAGCACGTCGTATCCAACTAGAGCAAACACACCAGACAACAAATGAatgttgtgtgttgatgatCTTAGAGTGACATTTGGACTTGAACTTGGAGTGTTGTATGTACTCTGAAGAGTGTTTTTTCTCCACCATTAATTGATATTAGTAACAATGGAGTTTGTTGCTGCAGAGACTTTTTTACATTGATATACTTgagggagacagaaggaggggaGTCCCTTATTTTCCCCTGTATTTTTTATTACAAATCAAATATGTTATTGGTTAAAATGTTGTCTTAACCTTGATATGTGTATATCCACAAAGGCAAACAGggtttaattaaaatacatacaaatgaattgaaatgaaatgtaaaatgtatgttATGTTCAATTTCATGGCACATGTGTATTCTTAATGAGTCATTCTCCTCGACCTTAAggaattaaatgaaaataaaatgtaaacaaatgtttggtgtgtgtagtgttcagTTTCAATGTGTGGATATTCTTAATGAGTCATTCTGCTTGACTTTGACAATGTCAGCCAGGTCAAGTCCTCCTTCTATGTCATAAGTTACCCAGTACTGTTTTGATGTGGAGTTACTGTGGGGAAGAATTAGCCTTTGAAACGCATTTATTCCTTCTTCATAACACATTTCCTGTACAATATTCACTGGCAGCAGGTGATAACAGACTGAAAATCCTCAATACTTATGCCTTGTGTAAAGGACGAGGCTGGTTCATTTATTCCCAGGGAAAGGTCCTCTAGCAGTTGTGCAGGCACAGTGGAAGGCAATCACTAGACCAGCAGGTGGTGCCACACTGTGGCCGGCTAATACAACATTGAGAACACATTGATTGTCAAATTATGCCAGAGCGAGAAATGAATATTTAATCATCTTGATCAAATAAGTCATAAACACGTTGACACGTTGAAAGTGTTTTGTTCCAAAACCATTTCTCCTGCTGAAGAGGGTGTTGATCTTcagtctcaatcacacacataacagactgCATCATATTCAATAAGTATATTTTGCATAGCCTGTAATATGTTATTAGAAAGCCTAATTGTTTAATTATatgcaactgttttttttttcttgtttgtacTTTTTCTGTGGCCCAGTAGAGATTGTCCTGCATCATTTGATCATGTTTCCGTCCCATGCGGCCCAGCAGTGCTGGAAGGTGGCGCGCTGTCTGCAGCGGTGTCCAGCGGGACGTGGAGCCCAACTGTCAGTTGGTGAGGTTCCAGCTGAGCTGCTCCACCATGTTCCTGCTGCCTCAGGCCTACTGGGACGGCCCTGAACATCAGGGAGGTGAAGGTTCAGTCCTCACTGACTGCTGTGGAACCAGCTGTTGACCTCAATGCAAATGGAGGGACACTAGTGACCCTCAACAGAGTATCCAGCTGCTGCAGGTAAGCTGAGCAGAATGCAGTGGAGTCGGCCTGCTcaagataacacagaacacagtaaaCAGGCACATCAAGGCTTCTAACACAGAGTTCAGTAATCAGGCACATCAGGGCTTCTAACACAGAGTCCAGTAATCAGGCACATCAGGGCTTCTAACACAGAGTCCAGTAAACAGGCACATCAGGGCTTCTAACACAGAGTCCAGTAAACAGGCACATCTGGGCTTCTAACACAGAGTCCAGTAATCAGGCACATCAGGGCTTCTAACACAGAGTCCAGTAAACAGGCACATCTGGGCTTCTAACACAGAGTTTAGTAAACAGGCACATCAGGGCTTCTGTAACACAGTAAACAGGCACATCTGGGCTTCTGTAACACAGTAAACAGGCACATCTGGGCttctaacacagaacacagtaaaCAGGCACATCTGGGCTTCTAACACAGAGCCCAGTAAACAGGCACATCAGGGCTTCTAACACAGAGTCCAGTAAACAGGCACATCTGGGCTTCTGTAACACAGAGTCCAGTAAACAGGCACATCTGGGCTTCTGTAACACATGATGGCACAGCAGCGGCATATCCCTGTCACACTAAAGAACATGTCCAAGTTGTAAGCTGCACAGATCCCACATAGTTTGAGACTCAGAGATCTGGTATCACTGGAGAGGCAACACTTCTTCCCCATTTTATGTCACTACACTGTCAATAATAGCCTACAACACTGTCAGGTTTTGGTAAGTTTATGAGACTGATTTCATATCATTGTGACCATGTAGCCTGACAATGAGATTTTGACCCCAACCAAAATGATGATTTGGATGGAAAATCAACAGTATTTCTATATTTCCATCTTGCTATCTGGCTGTTAAAAGTGCAGCTTTTCAGGGTTACAGGACACTGCTGTGTTGCTGTCATTTGAAGAGTTAACGTGTGATCCTCACCAATTGTTCTAAAATGTCATGCAGTTTTCCACatagctactgtactgtaaatattCTGTAGAATGTTGATTTTACAACATTCTCATCAAACTGTTGTGAGGCACACGTTTGTCAGAAAAACTCTGGCAACAACAAAAGTCTATTACAAATGTAAAGATGTCCAGTCTTTCTGCTGTTTATATGGCATAATAATGTCAGTCTGAGTGTTACTACAGTTTCTGCCTATGTGGAAGAATTAATAAGTTGAGGAATAATCTAGAAATAATAATGATTTTGTTAGTAAATAGGGAAATTCATGACTTAGGTTATCATGTGATGTAGACATTTAATCAATCACTTCCTAGTTATGTTGAAAATTGAGTCAGAATTAAAATGAAACTGTCCATTAGCATATCCAGCTCCTTCTTGTGTCTTTATAAAGTGAAAAATCCACTTCCTCTAGGAATCCACAAACTCAGGAATCAGGATATAGTTTACAATAACATAATCAGTTGTTTACACAAACATATTTAATCGGAATAGCTGTGTGGTGTGGCATGCATTACATTTCTGTGAGAAATTCAAAATGTGAGGCGGAAATGGCACAAGCAGCCTAAAAAGGTTTTGTAGGCTTTTCACTCAAGTACTTGCCATCCTCAGCATGTTAGTTTGCCTTTCATCTTAGTTATGTCTAAGCTAATTATCTACAAAAACAATGTGATCCGAGACGTCGTTATCCGAATATAAGCCCACAGAAGGACACTCCTTTAGGAGGGCACTATATATACCCTTACTGGACAGTGGTCTAGGCACAGCTTCACTCCTGGTGAAGGGTCATCTGCAGTTGCATCTCCAGACAGCACCACAAGCAGCATGTACAGGAAACTGGCCTCCATTTTGGTTCTGCTGCTGGGCCTCTCGCAGGTCCTGGCTCAAGAGGTAAGACCTGGAGGAACTGCCTAACATCTACAAAGTTTATAGAAGTCTTTACAAGTTTACAAGTTGTGTCTTGTTATTGTCATACACTACTATGTTATGTCCGTGTGTTCCCGATAGTCCGTAGTGTATTGACTGATTCTAATATCCTGTTATTATCCAACTCTCATACCTCTGAACTCACTCGTCCTTCTCATCACCAGGACCCATCCAGtacagagggtgagtgtgtcatCTTCGGTGTCAAAAGGTGGATTTGACTTGATGTAGCTGCCTGCAGCTGTCTTAAAACGATTGCATAACGTGAGATTCTGACACATTTTCAACCTCAAATTGTGTGTATTTCATGGATGAAAATggatcagaatctcagaaataaccaccttatgcagtcgtcttaagacgaATCCCACTTTCGTCACACTACCTACTGCTCAGTTGTTTTAACATAAATACTGAAGATAATGTTGTGCGTTTGGTGTTATTTCTTCATTAGAAGTCGATGAGGAAGTCGACATCTCTACAAGAATCCTGGAAGCAAACCAAGGTAAGGCAGTGCTTCTAGATACATCTATAAATGTGAACACTCAATATAGGGGAGATAAGAAACCCCTAATTTGGCATAAACTTTCTCCCCAAAGAAATCTCAGGGTTCCTGATGGAGGGAGACGTGGCCATTCCAAGAGACAGGAATGCCAGGAAGTGCAGTAATTGCAAGTGGCAGAAGTCACCATCCGGACTTGTGGAAGTGCCGTACAATGTTTCTGATGCTTTTTGTAAGTTGTGGGAATGAATAATGCGTGGTCTTCATCAGAATCCATACAATTGATTTGAATTAATTAGTTAATAACTTATTAACATGTAATGCTATAATGCTTTATTTCCGAAGCTGCCCAGAAGAAGGCTGTTATTCAGAATGCATTGCAGACCTTCCATGAGAAGACCTGCATTCGTTTTGTGCCTTACGTCAAACAAAAAGACTTCATCAGAATTGTGTCTCGTGGCGGGTAAGTGCAGTAACAATGTGTACGATTCTTGTCAGAAATGTTTTGAAGCTGATGTTTGTAGTAGTGTTACTCCTTCATCAACATCGAGAATGGCGATTCACACTACAAGTGCAGAAAGAGggaaatgttttgtgtttttgtgcattttgtttAAGGTCAGGAAAACAAACTGAAGCATGTTTTGCATGGTGTCTTCACTTTGTGTTCAGCTCTTACATaatttaagattttttttttttagaatgacacgttccatgggtattgaacccacaaccttgGCGTTGCTCGATCAGTGGAAGCTTAGGAAGTACTGTCGTGTCATAATGTCATTGACTGATGTGCAAATGAACGCTACAAAATCAAATGTGCAAATGAAATTGGGGGCTACCCCCATACCACCCATATCTAGATCCAGTCCTCCTTGCTCTTCCTAGACACATTCATCTTGAACTTCCCCTTGGGGgaccaataaagtatctatctatctatctatctatctatctatctatctatctatctatctacagtatctgtctatctactgtatctatctatctatctatctatctatctatctgtatctgtctatctgctgtatctatctatctatctatctaatcaacCGTTATGAGTGACTGGTGTCCCCTCAATGTAGGTGCTACTCGTACGTTGGAAGGAATGGCGGCGGACAAACCGTCTCGCTGAACGTGAATGGCTGTGTCTACAAAGGTGTTGTGCAGCACGAGCTCCTTCACGCCCTCGGCTTTTTCCATGAGCAGACTAGAAGTGATCGGGACAAGTACGTCAAGATCAACTTTGAAAACATCCGAGCAGGTTGGAAAATCACTTATTATGTGTGCAtagaaaatatttttgttcttttgttcttcTACAGTATTCTTTATTCTCAAACAGCAGCGCTACACTATGAAACATATTATTTTCAATGCCTTGCACGCACAACAATATTGTTCAACGGCATCTTGCCGCTCTTGCACATGCTGCAGTCGAAGTTCAACTATGTTGAGCTTTAACCGCAGTGCGCTGTGAATCGTAGGAATTTTGCGCTGAGCCCAACGGCAAGCATAACAAGAATCCTTGGGAcattacctcaaccaagagcaacctacaGTAGAGGCAGACACAGTGCATGTCATGTGCAATGTGAAGTCCCCTTCAGAAGGACAAAAACACACTTTAATTACACTAACAATTCCACTTTCTTCTCACAGGCGTTTCCCGCAACTTTAACAAGTATGACACTAATAACCTGAACACAGCGTATGACTATGGATCCGTCATGCATTACAGCAGGTGAGCGGAAAAACATAATAATTATAGCAACATTTTGTACCAATGGCACATATTAGTCTGGCATCGTCATACTCGattctagtcagaatttgagtctgatactgctccaCCGGGCCTTTGGTACGTGATTATGGGACGTGTTTCaactgatggggggggggggatgcttttgcactcaattggatagaccaaTCAGAGCAACGTAATAGCTTACTGTGAGCTGTAGGAAGAACACCCGAACCATCCTTCATCTCCACAAATGCCTTAACATTGTTGTTTTCGGGTCACTTTGTTAAGATATTGCACCGTCAATATCTTGTACAACAGACATGATAGTGGAATACATAGCAGGGTAAGCTATtcgaaaaaaacaaacaaaaaaaacagatgtaTCCCCTCCTCCGTTTGAAAATAATTTCATTCACGCAGATGCTTAAAAAACAGTTGTAGCTAGTCAGACTTGAAACCAATGACGGAACAACAGGACACAATGCAAAAATGCCATTCCCCTGATTACATGCAACACTGAGCTTTCCTTCATCTCCAATTTGGCCCAGAGTTCgcagaaatatttttttcagtggAAAAACCTCTGCTCTCCGTGTAAATGAAAGGCCAAACCGCATGGAAATACGCATGCTTTTCCTACAAGGGGTCTTAGAAGCTAGTTTAGTTGCAAACAAAATTAACCGAAGCGTGCTCAGATGACGTGATAGATGAGGCTGTGtcgctcatctgtccatcatcataCAAAGCCCGCCTAGACAATTTGATTTGAACAGTTCTGTTTTGGGCATagtcaaagatcattaagggctgagcaagatacttcatgagaagccacttcctggaacccgaatcgcaagagggagaggggggcaaaatccccctttatgcagagctgttccattggcaagacacacccctttatgcagaagaagtgatccccattttgcgcccatagacatgaactacgatgaagtatcttgctccgccttaaggatctttggcatAGTTGCAGCTCAACGGAACAATTCCATACAAGTTCaagttcagctctctctctcaggcttattTGTGTACCTTAATGCAAATGTTTTCACATATTCTCGGATTTCAGAAAAGCCTTTTCAAAAAATGGTAATGACACCATCACCCCGATTCCTAACCACGATGTCAGGATCGGACAGCGCAGAGATTTGTCAGAGATCGACATTGTGAAGATCAACAGGCTGTATGAGTGTGAGGGTAAGTGGACCAGACTGATGGCAGGCAACTGAATCAAACCAAGAAATATCTTCAACCAGCTTGTTTGCCATAGGAGTTGAATATAGCTTGCATACattgagatatacagtagagcAAAATTCAATTGTGATGGTGCTCCAAGAACAGTACATTATGAGTGATTGCATTCGTGGCAACACCAAACTAAAAAGTAATTTTACAGCATTACATGTAAGTGAACTATATGGCACAGTCAAAACATTTCAAGCATCccctttattatttatttatttgttaatggGCGCAGAAACCCCTACACTAATTCAATGACAcacaaagaggtgtgcaaagATGATGATTCTCCAGATTGTATGGTCTCTGTGTATGGCAGAAACAACAAGCTCTTTTCTCTCCACAGACTCCAGCAATGTAACCAGCAGTAATGAAACTCTGAAGGAGCTGATCAGACGCTTGGAGGTCTCAGAGACCCAAGTGAAGAGCCTGGTCGGCCAAGTGAAGAGCCTGGTCAGCCAAGTGAAGAGTCTAGTTGGCCAAGATAAAGGTAATGTGAACTGAGATAAAACAATGCGTGATTCTGAATTATGGATGGACGCATACTTTAAGCattaagggccattcacaccaagaatggtAGTTATAACAATAACTACCATaatgataaaagcgtccacataTTGACCATTGAGCGACAAAGTCTNNNNNNNNNNNNNNNNNNNNNNNNNNNNNNNNNNNNNNNNNNNNNNNNNNNNNNNNNNNNNNNNNNNNNNNNNNNNNNNNNNNNNNNNNNNNNNNNNNNNNNNNNNNNNNNNNNNNNNNNNNNNNNNNNNNNNNNNNNNNNNNNNNNNNNNNNNNNNNNNNNNNNNNNNNNNNNNNNNNNNNNNNNNNNNNNNNNNNNNNGTTTCattgttgccacacagtgaCATTGATTTCATTGCTTCAAGACTCACAGCACACTACGCAACAAACACGTTGTGGTTTTGgattttcattgcattttaaattaaataaataattcattttaatataaaaatattaatgattaatcgatagttgatcgttaattctcccgacgatcgactaagaaaatttaatcgaatgcccatccctagtatgtacccacaaatacataatgcaagtacaatgatagtacctgatagtacatgttgttacacaggttgtaccactgtacctactgtaattaggtaggtacactgtaacagcgacaccccaaACTAAGGTGTTACCGGGCTCTATCACAGTAAACAATTTTGGGCCCCCTAAAATGCTGGGCGGGAGCAATTGATAAATTGAGACTTAAAATACAGTATTACATTAATTGATTATAGCACATTACAATACAGCCtataaaaaacaacacaactctATTGGGAGTTTGATCTCTTCACATAGACAACATCAATACAGTAGCTCCTGCGGAACAGCAGCTCCTGCTCAGTTTGAGTAATGTAAAGGTGACACCTGTTAACGTCACCTCAGACATTTACTGAGGTTAGAAAaactggccccagccgtggcgcaactggctggggcacctgcaccacacgccggcgacccgggttcgattcccgccccgtggtcctttccggatcccaccccaactctctcacccattcgcttcctgtctctctctactgtcctgtcaaaattaaaggcacaaaagcccaaaaaatatactctAAAGAAAAACTAAAATACACTCAAAGCTTAAAACCCTTTAGAAGAGGGGACATGAACTAGAGCTACGTGACTACATGCACAGACTATGCACAAAATGAAAGCAGTCATAGAACCACaaccttcctctgtgtgtgtgtgtgtgtgtgtgtgtgtgtctctctcacagtctCACAGACTTCACTCCCTACAGAAGAGTCATTAGCAGGAGTTGCTGCTTGCTCAAtttgaacaaaacaaaatcagcCCTTTAAATTCATTCACACAACTGTACACAGTGTGCATGGAGACATCCATGGCATGCGGGCCTAATCTGTCTAGCTATGTTCACACTCCAGCATGAGGTATTGCAATGCACAATAGTGGATAAACAATTAAACTGTTGAGAAGGTCTGGCAATTGGGAAAGAATAAAGGTAATCTGTCCATTTTCTATTTCATTTCtctaagacatactgtaggctaactgaGTTAACATCAATTTGAGATTTTGACTTTTTTCTCGTATTTCTTAATTCCATTTCCTATTGCCTCGAATCCTTTTTCGGGGTGGCCGTTTTAGGCCTATTCCAACTAGGCTACACTGGATCCACTTGATAGCCGATTAATCTAGACTGACTCTATAGGGAAACTATACGATATTTCTCTCCACGGCTGCAACATCCGAGTTGAGACCTGtaaattgagaaaagtttgccTAATAGGCCGCCGCCACCAACAACTCCATTTTGTCTCGTCTCTGGCTGTTGATGATCGCCTAGGGTCCGATTTTCTTATTTCTTCAGTCCACGAATAAGATACCAATCAGCCTACATCTATCGAGTAGCCTACAACCGTAATTGTAATTTTGTATCGCCTACTTACCGACATAAAATTGATGGAAAATTCCTGTGCGCGATTTAGCTTATCTTCCCTTGTTACTTTCGTTTTCACCTGTTCCGCGTTGATCACATGGGCAAATAGCATGTTCCCAGTAAAGTGAACAAACGACTCCCCTGGTGGCTGTGCGGAGCAGTTCAGGCGAACAATTGGAAAAGAATAGAGGAaatctagcctggcacgccctcccagtg from Sardina pilchardus chromosome 1, fSarPil1.1, whole genome shotgun sequence includes:
- the LOC134078544 gene encoding hatching enzyme 1.2-like, with protein sequence MYRKLASILVLLLGLSQVLAQEDPSSTEEVDEEVDISTRILEANQEISGFLMEGDVAIPRDRNARKCSNCKWQKSPSGLVEVPYNVSDAFSAQKKAVIQNALQTFHEKTCIRFVPYVKQKDFIRIVSRGGCYSYVGRNGGGQTVSLNVNGCVYKGVVQHELLHALGFFHEQTRSDRDKYVKINFENIRAGVSRNFNKYDTNNLNTAYDYGSVMHYSRKAFSKNGNDTITPIPNHDVRIGQRRDLSEIDIVKINRLYECEDSSNVTSSNETLKELIRRLEVSETQVKSLVGQVKSLVSQVKSLVGQDKVLMSSETITAPQSDHTHSSDTPVQIPRAVRSVPPDMTAESGF